The sequence GATCTAAAGCTGAACTAAGAATGAGTAACTCCACTCTGTTATCATTGAATTTGGTATTTAATTCTTGTAGTTGAAAGTCTATCACTGCATTGAAAAGATCAACTCTGTAATAATGCTCCACTGTAATTGCATCTTGTTGACCACGACTTCTTCCTCTTTTTGTAGTATAGTGAGCATTAAAATCTGGCACAGGTATATGAACAGGTTCACAAAAAGATTTCACCTCATCAACTAATTCCTCCCATCCATCTTCTCTCAATTTTTGAATGAGAGTCTTAGTGGATGAAACAAGATGCATTGCATTTAAAATATCTTGAGACTGAAGTTGCAAAGCTTGACAGAGTATATTTAAAATCTGTAGAATTATTTTCATAAGATGTAAAATGAAAACAAATTCAAAAGAAGTTAATGACTCATAAGCTGCATCCGCATCTCCTCGTTGAGCAAAAGTAGTGCCATCTTCAATAATATTCAATAAAACTTCACATGTTGCACTAAACATCtttattaaactagaaatagaTTTTAAATGAGAACTCCAACGAGTATCACCTGCCCTTTGTAAAGAACCAATTTGATTAAGTCCTTTCCCACTTTCTAGTTCATCAATCTCAAGTAAATGAGCAATATTTGCAGCTTGAGCAGCTTTTAGTTGGTCATTGCGCTTACATGAAGCACCAACAATATTAACAATGGAGTTCAACTTTGTAAAAAATTGATGGACAAGAATAACTTCTCTAGATGCAGCAACTAATGCCAATTGCAAACGATGTGCAAAACAATGAACATAGTAAGCATAAGGACATTCACTTAAAATTAAAGCTTGCAAACCATTCCATTGTCCACGCATGTTACTTGCGCCATCATAACCTTGCCCACGAATAGATTGAACATCAAGACTATAATTAGAGAGTATAGAGAAAATACCTTCTTTTAATGTTAAAGCAGCAGTGTCTTTGACATGAATAAGCCCGAAAAAACGTTCTTGCACATACCCATCTTTATTAACAAATCTCAAAACAATTGACATTTGCTCTTTCTTAGATTCATCTCGTGCTTCATCAACTATTACTGAAAATTTTGCATCACCAATTTCTTCACGAATCGCGTTTCTCACTTTATTTCCCAAGACATGCAAAACTTGTTTTTGCGTTGTTGGTGATGTATATGTTGCATTTCGTGGAGCTTTATCCAAAACTTCTGCTACCTTATCATTATAGGAAGTTATGAAACttaataactctaaaaagttTCCCCGATTAATTGAAGTTTTAAATTCATTGTGACCTCTAAAAGGGCATGCTTGAAATGCTAACCACCTAATCCCCTCAATTGATGTTTTCAAACGAAGTCTATTGTTAGCGATTTCTTGTGATGTGAAGTTTGCAAACCTTCATCCAATATGTGTTGGTTAGTTCATGAGATCTGCAACTGCTTTCTCAGCATTTCTATGAGGTGAGTTTATATCGTCTCGAACATGTGCTAAAAATGCACAATTTTTTCCTCTCACTTTTTTCCATGATCGAAATCCATTAACAGTAAATGCATTCAATCTAGGATGTGCATCTTTAGAGTGAAATAAAAAGCATGGTAGACAAAATGCAGCATGTACTTTAGGAGAATATTCCAACCAAGATGGAAATAGCTCAAACTAAGATGACTGAAAAAGAACGTGAATGAGCTTCTTCTGATTTTTGATAGCTAGATAGTATAATCTGAAATGGACCAGCTTTAATGTAAGCTCTGCGAACTTCATCACGCTTCTCTGGTGGATACTCCCATATTGGCGGACGTATTCCTGGATCACGCTCTAATGAATTAATATCAAACCCTTCTTTAATGTCAAGTCTTAAAGACTTTATTGGccgattttttgaattttcatgATCTACATCCACTGATACTGATGGATTTGATGAGACATCAGATGTTGAAACTTCAACATTCTTTCTTTTGAAAAATGTATCAATtgtagttgattttttcatctacaATTAAAAAGAACTATATATATTCAACAAATTATTAACAAAATCCTatctataataattaataaacaaaactATAACAATAAAAAGAGTTTATAACATGtgtttatgtatgtatatacttttatattaatctATCATTAAGTATCactccaaataaaaaaaattattagtaaaattatttcttttcattGTGCACCTactcaatttatatttatatataattctaaataaaatataaatgacaattaaAGTTATATCaactatttgtatatataatatttgagAGAAAGAATAAAATTAGAACTTGGATTGATTTAAAATGCATATATTATTTTCTATAAGATACCTTTACTTATTATTTGATATTCACCACTGCTCTTTGATGTGGACTGCTATTTAATTCATTCCTGTAAAATTGCTACCACAAATTAATTATAGATGTTATTTTCTATCTTAATGATAAAAAATGTATCTATAGAAATAGTCAAAGTAAAACATAATTCAATCACCTTATTTGTAAAAATGGTGGCTCATGTAATAGGTATAGaatgagagaagaagaagagaatgaTAATACCTAATTATCTATgagaaaggaagaagagaaTAATAATACCTAATTATCTATTTTGAAGGTCTTATAAACATTTTAGTTtccactttttatttattgttacaaaataaacttaaaaaaatgtcTTGCTAATTGctattaatgaaaaaaataattactttttttaaaaaaaaaaggaaagaagtaattgattttaaagaatatatatatacatatatagtaaTTGATGGCATTGACGTGTTGGTATATTTTTGCTATCTTttcctttaaaaataaaaaatatttgacCCTTGACTTAAGGGGGCCACCAGCCAATATAGTGAatacatattaattaaaaaaaattatatatatatataaaatagaatATGTAAATTCTTGGGGTGGCCATGGCCTCTTTACATGGCCAAATACCTCCGCCCCtgtttaagttctagattttttctaatacaacttaattagatattttttcaaattttgtgaaaaagatacttagttaaataagatattttttagatagttatttctagactacttattatttgtaatattaaataggaaaatattatacattgtgaaattaattatttaaaaaattaattttggtacaattttttttaagtatattttttcttagtattaaactagagattaataattaagccttctctacacttaattatttatttctggaatttaatacatttaatcaaattgaaaattaaatatctaagttgattttcatcatgatacttaaatatttctttttcatgacacttaattaaatagaaaattatttttagttgaaatttaatttttgaacttaaatttaaataattttgaacatatgtattttttttctttattttattaatcaattttcaaaattgcatttcataatgcaagatgattttgaatttatcttgaaaaatagattaagttgtaaattaattttttattttagttaattcttggaccaacttaaatcaataatttttaatttattgattaatttaaaataaacgaattaaagtatattattagaaattaaattaattagtcaaaggaaaatctagataggtgatatttttgcttgaggtatttttctaagtaattattatttaagtatttcgaaaatataaagtttttatactttctttttcaaaatacaataaatatattctcatgaaaatttattttgagttgcaaattaatttaaattaatacaacttaaataattttcttaatatttatatatcaaaattactactgagatggaaataattcaatttatttcaatcaccatctaagtataattttataaatattaaattaaattctaattgagaattttaattctaaatttgatatttaatgaatatattttgttataaataatgatgaaaatacattttaaagaatgagctttattattaagatattcgatctccattgttggttttacatcgcgtttgttttagtgagtaatcttccctaatggaggaacgttcattagcaatttagcaccgtttaatctcgaaagataagtagattgtaagtgttttatatggtatggatcaccctaatggtcgcgaccatatttgacttgcaaagtatgaaacaatggtagaagctcataagatagaattgccttgactctcgcctaaacgggataacgctgtattccaatcttgatcgaataaaaggttgctagaatgtttaacattttagatgagctgacaactctattcaatggatggtagctttgactctc is a genomic window of Cannabis sativa cultivar Pink pepper isolate KNU-18-1 chromosome 9, ASM2916894v1, whole genome shotgun sequence containing:
- the LOC133031458 gene encoding uncharacterized protein LOC133031458 translates to MKKSTTIDTFFKRKNVEVSTSDVSSNPSVSVDVDHENSKNRPIKSLRLDIKEGFDINSLERDPGIRPPIWEYPPEKRDEVRRAYIKAGPFQIILSSYQKSEEAHSHAHPRLNAFTVNGFRSWKKVAEVLDKAPRNATYTSPTTQKQVLHVLGNKVRNAIREEIGDAKFSVIVDEARDESKKEQMSIVLRFVNKDGYVQERFFGLIHVKDTAALTLKEGIFSILSNYSLDVQSIRGQGYDGASNMRGQWNGLQALILSECPYAYYVHCFAHRLQLALVAASREVILVHQFFTKLNSIVNIVGASCKRNDQLKAAQAANIAHLLEIDELESGKGLNQIGSLQRAGDTRWSSHLKSISSLIKMFSATCEVLLNIIEDGTTFAQRGDADAAYESLTSFEFVFILHLMKIILQILNILCQALQLQSQDILNAMHLVSSTKTLIQKLREDGWEELVDEVKSFCEPVHIPVPDFNAHYTTKRGRSRGQQDAITVEHYYRVDLFNAVIDFQLQELNTKFNDNRVELLILSSALDQREMHTSLRINDICKLVQKFYPKDFIEYEMVQLTTQFEHFAHVRELPDFTVLATISDLCQWLVKTRKAEIFPIVYKVITLILTLPVSTATTERSFSAMNIVKTTLRNKMEDEFLSDCLLVYIEREIAKKFSIDSLIDDFRDMQERRSVF